The DNA window aaagattcctggaaaggatataaTACATCTTGAACACGACTACAAAGTTAACCTAGATCCGTCACAAGCAAGAttgacctggaaaggctcttagacgggagatgacatgtcttaaacaagactaacctagagaggttcctagaaaggatacgaaatgtcttaaacaagattgacaTAGAAAGACTCCTAGAGAGGATAAAAAAGATCTCAGCGacggctacctagaaaggttgataagcgtcttggagaagactaccttgaaaggtaagaaattctttgattatttttgaattgcctttgaagaaaggctcagaatgaaaacatcaaaattgttaagattaaatcgttgaaacgatcgtatttgcaccgtatttggatgatgatatccttttgactttggagtgacctgaaaaggcaaatgttgattttgtcataccccaatttttgacctaagataccacctcatatcatttgcatatgcatcatttgcatctctaacaaattgcatagcttgtgtttgttacttgtgactcagcaggatttaatcaggaaatcactcatcagtacaagtaatgatcaattagggctttgttctcccttcatctcaaatgaatcatcttcatcaacaatcaacatttggtcctcagagattcatttcaacaaactcaacagctttgaatcgactgaattagggttttgactgaagatagcatactcttaacttttgctcagaatttgagctaatgacttgggacatgacctcaagaccccaagtacatcatttttgacctaatccattggctcagaacatatcctatacaaagattgatcagacaaatcctcagatcagggtttttgaactatcagggactgaaatcagggatcacatttgggaaaccctaaaaatccccaggaagtcactcaaaggtttcaatcatcctcaaataatccctatgacaatatacaatggaaattgtacctcaattcaagatccacagtcatcaatttcatctggttgacaattagggttttttgacctgattcactgaacaactgactttttaatcagaacatggtgccataatttaaaccatggctcaaggtcctccaaaaactcaatatgatccattcattcactcattctttgcaagataaaTTCATGTTCAGGGATGTTTTCAAATAAAGTGCACCATTtccatttgtgtgattcaagagttttgattggaatctatttcaagattttggcctatggattcatcatggtgaagaaaattgtttcttatggattatctgaaagatgatacaagtttgaaacaattcatgaaaattgcaagaaatatcttttagtccatttgttgaaagattatttcaagtatggtttataaccataaattcaagaattaaaagtccattggtgcaagaacattcttcaaaggatcattcaaaggaattcaagaattgattcaagagatagaaattgcatttgaaattcattcaagaaatattcaagtttcataaaatttcattcaaggattctaagagaaattcaagcatttacgAATGGAATTCTTTACATGAAAAAGCTCCAATTTTCAAATGAATTACAATAGAGACTTTGTCCAAAATTCAAGATTACAACATTTCAAGTCTAATTCAAGGTTCAAATATATTACAACTTTcaaattctattcactttcaagaatacaagttcatacaattctaaagtggaataaatttggattacaaagaataaaagaaaatgcaatgctttcttgaattcttcaatcttcaaagtcttcattcttcaagttcaagattcttcattctttcttcaagagttctcatgtgacatgaaaaagaaaacaaaagaggggtgaaattagcaaaagtcaaagaatgtcaaagaaagatttttatgtcataaaattatgcaacttagagatatcataaaatgacataaaaatttaccCACATGGCTTATTTGTCACAAGGATAATGACATAAGGAatataagaatattcttattcctattcttatcttgcaatgatgaagaatatattcttattcttattctcatTCTTGAGATGACAATAACCTCCCAATCAAGTTTCTTAATTCCTAACACATCCCTaaactttgcctataaataggaagctctctctttgaagcaaaacacaccaaagcaaccttaactacttgctttctcacttctctcaTAAATTGTAAAGTTTCTTAGTTCCAAAGTAAGGAAGGAGGAGAAGGTAGTTCTACATAACTtacttgaagatcttcatcttcaagcttccaaCCACTTGAAGTTGAACTTCAAGTATCCCATAAATCCAAAAAGAGAGGTGGTGGCCatcttcatcaaaagcctacaaaaaaaaaaagcaaagttgttagagaaaaattgttacaatcaacaatttcaaaactGTTGGTAATAATTCAAGAATGATTTTCCAGAATTCTTAACACACTCAAAGAGGAGAATTGAAGCATACCCTTAGTGGTTCAACAAACAGCCCCTCCACTGCAATTCCGATGAAGGCCGAACCGTTTCTATAGCACTTCATCACTACACAACGCAGCAGCGGTCCAGGATTGCAATTCagaatcaaaaatcaacaacgGTTCAGAATTATATCAACACAGCAACAATTCAAAGCAAAACTCAGAACAATAATTCAGAACAAAAATTTAAAGCTGTAACAACAACAAATAGCGGTTCATAGTTACGCAACAACAAATTCCGAAGCAGTAGCGGCAAAAATtcagcatcacaacaataattcaCGGTTCAGAATTGGGCGACAATAACTCAGAAGCAGAAGGAGCAAGCACATACCTCAACATCAAAACCGGGAAGAATCTCCTTGCCGTAGGTAAGTCAATCCAACTCTTACTCaatattattgttgttataaTCATAGTTCTCTGCTTAGAACAAAAACTGCCAGAAAATAGAAAACAGAGAGCATATTATTGCTGAATCATAAAAACCGAATTTGTACCATGAAAAACGAAATTGAAACATACCTGGGTTCGTGAGTGAAATCAGAATAAGGTTTGTTCTTGTTGGGAAGAACCTCTAAAAAACTCTTCCACATGCCCTGCCGTGAGAAATCGAGAGAGAGGTTTTTGCTATGATTGTTGTTGTTTCGGCGAGAGAGACGAGTGCGTTTAACAAAGAGCAAGAGTGAGGCCGaatcgttgttgttgtcgttCACTTCGCAAGAGAGATGATGATAAGAACGAAACTCCATGGTTGTTATCATAGAAGAGAGAAACTGAGAGTGGGAATTAACGTTGTTGTTGTTCCAATCGAAAGAGAAGAGAAGCGTTGTTTGTTGTTccgtttatttttccttttttctgcAGAAAACTCGTGAGGGAGAGAAGAAAGATGCGTGGCCTCTTTGTTGTTTAGGGTTTCACTAACCCTTTCCTTGTTTACCATAgttgggcggatccgggtcacactgacccgacccggtccggcccaacatcttttttttatttcagtTTGGGCTGCTGCACCCTCCATTCATATTTTAAACCCCCAGGCCCAACTATTaaaatcttttaattatttctattaGTTTTCTATAGAAATTATCTTTTATAAAATaggtttaatattttaattttaatataggattttatttttcttttctaatccttattaaaaatgacaaaaaaatatgtttttaatattttcatatgttaataagtgtgtttttttaattcttattaaaaaaaaaactcaaaaaaaatatattagatacatatttttatttatgtttctaattattttcttcttctcataaaaaacaacaaaaatactttaGATACATATTTGATTTTATGTTCTCTAATTATTTTCCTCTttcatgaaaaatcacaaaaaatatcttttcttagattaattttgtttgaatttatCATTTTCATATTATCtggtgtagttaatcatttaaatttttatttgattatatcacttgaattttctcacttcattcgagacttcgagattatttctctgttgttctctggctttgtctgttttgtttggttttccatttgctgtagaagtccttaaacaattactggatgatcaaagaatgctgtaagctgtgaactTATCTGACGTTCTTTTCTACTGGTGTGAATGCCTAACATCtgaagatcaaggtaacacctcaaactcagacatccaattttctcattcttcgaggtaagcctaaaactcaatcaactgttttcacaacagtaatcaattcactttcaaatcatccattgtttttcaaaacagtggggcctctcgaatattagagagtataagacccactcttttttttccttttacagtttttctttgtacagaaaactttttcaaaacaatacttttcaaactgtttttaaaacaataaatctcacatctttttttttttttcaaaaccatccaccctgttttatgaaaataaaacaggggcctctcgaatattagagagtgtaagtcccatttcttttcttttgtacagtttttaaacaataaaacttcttcaaaacaaacaaatcttcaaacagtttttcaaaagcgaaacctcgcgtcctgtaaataaacaatcaaccatgttttgtaaataaaacacgggcctccacgtaggtataagtcccaagccccttttgtacatacccattcctgtacatgaaattaggtatttcattgtacacacacatttttgtacatacctcgatcaatttgattttgaacttcgaataacaaaccaaaaatgaaggtttctttaaatcttcccaaaaatataccatgggcctccatgtaggtataagtcccaagcccttgtaaaaacctgtttacatagctttgaataaattcaagtggacctctcctcgagtatgagtcccgagccctgtgtatacaaatggatcatgcttacaggtatatttccttcataaactccattatatacacacactttgtcatatatatgtgcttgttcatacttgttcataacttgttcatgtacttgttcatatttgttcgtacttgttcatacttgtgattgtgttacatatgcttgttcaacttagtacaacactaggttccccatagcctcctattgggctttgtgcaaagaatctccactagtttaggttaggacatagagtatggtttcccggtgaaatcgctctaagagctcagaccaactataccatgcctccccttgggctttgtacaaacgagtgaccctcccatagcctcctcttgggcttacaatgcaaggaccctggattgtccctcccatagcctcctcttgggcttacaatgcaaggaccctcggatagcctcctcttgggcttcgtacaaggacccacgggcttcttataagcatccccaatatccaaatcaaataccctaggagattagacatttatcatctctatgataggagtatctcttctatatcatcacaaacaatcaatcaatcaatcaaacttttttgccacaaggctggctaatcaatcaaacttttttttgccacaaggctggctaaatcaatcaaaccgttttgccaccatactggctgattaatcaaagtttttgtcacaaggctgacttcattgaaacttttgccacgaggctggctgattaatcaaaactttttgtcacaaggctgacttcattgaaagtttttgccacaaggctggttaaacaacaaaaacatctttatcattctaagcaccctaagtggcatggccccgggcttataatgaaaagattttcaaacaaaaacaaacagatgtatgtgatgatatagattagatacatcgaacatttagatgacatttgtctcttatcctttgcttccactagcataaatgggaactacgattgctctgactttctcaacatccctttgagaatacgtaggcacaaggtcgatccttggcgagcaaaataaaacaaaaaaaccattcaaaccttagcacccgtagaccccgagctacagatgctctgattccctctaagggatatgtatgcagaggatcgcgatgatctttgcgagcataatcaaacaaacaccttaggtcccacctatttcacaagaacctctcaataacatggaatgaaaaacaaagcaaagaaacctatagagtactatagatacgttgggtgctaataccttcccttcgtataaccaaccctcttacccaaagatctctcccccacttttaaggttattgcaacttttttccttttcctcttttggaaataataaaaagtttggtcggtacaaaagaaaaatcattttttgagcactcgagccccaaagaaggcatcaggtgtctcatcacaaaaaagacaaacgatttttcgcccgcgacagatttcatgcaatgttatgatgcatgtgtcatgtcatgagattctcaaaataaatgagaattatgtatgtacgACAATCCCACATTGTAGGTTGTGAATAATACAGGCGtaagaaggccaattatgcagcaatgctccttgtgtgatactagcgTGATTTCCTCGATATCAAGAATTTTGAGAGACGCACCATTTGACTTGAAGGAAATATCCTTAGAGGGACCTCGAATATTACCATGTCATGCCATGAACCTGATATGCactgccccagtatttgaattcttgaaagatatgcccagTCATTAGGAtcattgattgtatgcccctgtttaggagaaccccctagatgtggttcccccggttcagggatctttattagcaatgatcgcctttgattaacccactCTCCATGATGCTAAGTATTGAttcgaatgtgaagcagatgctcttCAAAATTAGTCATGCGTCTTGGTCGTGTCCGATGGACAGAAATTCCCTGAATACTCAGAACGAGATGATGTTTTCTAGGAGATTACCTGAAgcggttcctgaaaaggatatgagatcgtcttaaacaagattgtgctttaaacaaagctcgggggaGGCGCGTTTGCAAAGAAGGTCAAAAGATTCCCATAGAGGACAAAGACTATTTTAATGAATgtagtgttttaaacaaaactcaagaAAAGAcaatttgaagaagattaccctagaaaggataggagacTATCCTGAAGAagactgtactttaaacaaaattTTGACAAGGCTTATAAGAGAAATTTGAACATGTCTGAAAAGACTGACTGAAAAGATTGACGGGTGTCtcaaagaagattacctagaaaggttcctggaaaggacaagAGATACCTTAGAGAATATTACCCGAAACGGGTaaggaatatcttaaagaagactacctgaaaaagttaaggaatgtcttacagaagactacctagaaaaggttcttagaaaggaatatgtcttagagaagactatctgaaaagatttctgaAAATGACGAGAGACACCTGGAAAGGCTGGTAGAAAGAACGAGAggatgtgtcttaaagaagactatttgaaaCGGGCTCCTAGAACGGATAATAGATATTTgagcatgtcttaaagaagattgccTTAAAGGATTAAGAGACGCTTTTAGAGaaaattacctaaaaaggttcatAGAAAGGATGTGAGAATAATATTAACACCATCTTATATGAAATGACCTTTGCAACGCGCCCCCAggtgatggacttgccccatgggctattcagagtccttgagagatcccatggatcttgattagattgccccaaaTAAGTGGGTTATGCCTCATGTACCCATTAGCTTTTAGCCAGCCAAGTCAggtgtaagagatgtttcttctttttgacGTGCTTCTAAAGCTACTTCACCAGTCGgtgggatttttagccattagccatgccccatgcaacttctccctgatgttaaaacatttgaatctatatagacaagtgcgctttataatgaaattcataagatgcgaatgcatacatctgtcttgaaagtttaaaaacatttttgagtcaaacaaagttcttttttttttgtaagaaagtgatatcaactcaagagttatagtagaccttaaggagtcgggatacctttttgtaacggcatgctttcgaactaaccatgcttcagttaggacttttaagggttgtaacatggcctggttcacggttttaagaaacaaaggataatggctcaaagtttatttgtacccatcccaatcttcgtgacgttctccagtcctatgctcagttaactatgcatttaagctccaaaagactttgggtgtTATAATGTTGACattcatgatggttcaaaaaccaaaggtttatctgcaaaggcaggcgcacttgagaatccttccgctcagtggaggttccttgttggtaatatatgtttagcatgtttcgtagcaaagacattattactttcattgtactgtagaagctgagttggccgtagaaccccaacccatcctggccttattaggttgtggtgcagaaactattcaggtgaagacttggattagttgtcatgcggagaaccacactcagacgagtttttcttgagaatattactggctcatgagtttaattgtggaaggccggtaatatccgaaagaaaaatgtagactctgacgtatcagtagaacatgttgtgcaggtgattaactagaactatcccatttttggttctctgacctcatgctcgtgactttggacctttgaacctatgcgttaccatgtttgtgttaccatgtttgcgttaccatgtttgtagtaccatgttagtgttaccatgtttgaactaccatgtttgctttaccatgtttgaatatgtggcatccatgcattcatacattcatttaaaAAGAAACCCATCTTTTTtgcataaaaacatgatttttccaaaaaatttagagaattttccttgcaaacattataggattaagttatggaaaaaaggtataccaaaaagtgcggtttcaaagcgcctgatgtagaaaaactgagagagttagcatcttctgtacaagatccttgtaattttaggaaaagttatggaaagcttttgcctattttgaacactcatgttgatgaaggacttctcaaaactctggttcagttctatgatcccgtctaccggtgttttacctttccagactaccagttggtaccgaccttggaagaatatgccaatcttttgggtattcctgtgtctgacaagatacccttcaatggtttggaagccattcctaagtcacacgtcattgcagcaagtatccacatgaaaaagtctgaagtagagagtaattggactaccaaaggaaacctcccggggttaacttcacacttcctggtaaagaaagcctttgatttcatcaaaactggtagcatgatagcttttgaagttacactagccttgctcatctatgggttagttctgtttcccaatgtcgacaactttgttgatatcaatgccataaagatttttcttattggaaatcccgttccgactttgcttggtgacatgtatttctctatccatcataggaatcgccaaggcggtggaatcattgtttgttgtgcacctctgttgttcaaatggattgtttcacacttacctcagtctcctattttcacagaaaaccgagaaggtttgcgttggcctcgaagacttatgtctcttactaataatgatatccgttggtataccttggctcgctgtggtacagaaaccattgatagttgtggagagttcgccaacgtacccctcattggtacacaaggaggaattaactacaatccggtcctagcccgacgacaactcgggtatgcaaattcagctaaacccattggtcctacagtggaaggttacttctaccgagaaggggataatcctaaaagtttgaaaacaagaatggtgagagcttggtacgacgtccgatggaaagaaaaaggcgaggaaagaaattgcattgccatggacacctacacttgctgggtaaagaaaagagcaaaagagttccaaatgccttatgcttatgaaaaacccatgtttcctacagtgtctcaacgacccaacattcccgctatggaggaataccaagacactttggctaagatgaggatagaaaaagacgcttgggaagaaaagtttcgtagcactgaggtggaaaatagaaagttgaagaaaagagtgaaagatcacgaagaaactctctattaccaagatggatggctcatgagtaaagatgagaagattcgtcagaaagacgctgcaatcaaaaggtacatcaaagaaagcaagaagaatcttgaaggctcgacaagcaacgctccgactcctgatgattggaagaatattgttgacaagctgaagactgaaaaggccgaattgaaagctcactatgggaaagaaatcatgaagctcaagctgcacaatgcatttggttcttcgtctgatgaagatgcttaggatttgtttagcttttttatttatcatttgcttttgtaaggagctacgctccaatgttgtaacatttcccattattgtaataaaaaatggatgaataaaagaatagtttgtgttcaaatgtttgcaaggaaataatctttaaaatgtttggaaacatcataaacttctttttgcatacatcattctgcatatcgagtctgttgtatagagtcttatcttttggatctttctccaatagatcgtcaagctgtcgcgtctcaaagtttctcgaccgcgctcgcaatcagatcacagatacaatactcgttcgaacagaagaagagtaatggaacactctgaacaagagaatattgagctccgtggtacagtgaccactcttcaggaaaagttggaaagtctcactactctggttgactccttaatggccgcacagaatcagccgccgccacccaacagtcaagcaacggtaacatctgaagtcactactccagtttctacagttgcgtttgatattccatctttctccatgccagaaggttggggcacgcctttcagctttggtacaggtttccgccataatgtttctggggttccaacatccacaactgaagcgcctgctgcacaaagttcactgttcactccaaatcagggggtaactatttcccaagtcactatggcactttctcagcccactatgacagttccgactcctatggttcacactattccttacggagacaatgaaatttatcatgatcaaggtgatagcacaaatcagcgtaatcttgttggagatctccaagagcagtttaacaagattcagctggaagttaaagctattcggggaaaagatttgtttggaaagaatgcccaggagctatgtttggttcccagtgtacaaatacctgctaagttcaaagtcccagactttgagaagtacaaaggaagttcttgtccacaaagtcatcttgtgatgtatgccaggaagatgtctacttatgcagataatcatcagttgcttatccattactttcaagacagtttgaccggtgccgcactgaagtggtacacaggcttggatagcactaatattcgaacattcaatgacttaggcgaggcctttgtccgacaatacaagtataactcggatatggctccggacagagatcagcttcgatccatggctcagaaagaccatgaagctttcaaagagtatgcccaacgatggagagaaactgctgctcagattaatccaccgttaaaagagaaagagatgacaaagatcttcctgaatactctcagtccgttttactatgaacgcatgattgctagtgctccaagtgatttcaccgaaatggtaaacatggggatgcgtctagaagaaggagtccgaaccggacgtctgactaaagaaggtggatcttcaagcggaaccaaaaagttcggaagtggtttcccaaagaagaaagaacaaagtgttgacatggtatcccaaggaaagccaagaggaaatgtcaatcgtcaacgacaggtagctgctatcgcaccagtcgttaatactgcaccgaatccggggtttactccgcagtttcaacagcaacagcctcgaccacaggcccagcagtttaacaataatcagaatcgtgtacaaagagcaccacagtttgatccaattccaatgacctacacagagttgtaccctgctttgattgaaagaggtcttgttcaaacaaaagcaccaccaccagtacctgagaaactcc is part of the Vicia villosa cultivar HV-30 ecotype Madison, WI linkage group LG2, Vvil1.0, whole genome shotgun sequence genome and encodes:
- the LOC131650236 gene encoding uncharacterized protein LOC131650236, which produces MITTMEFRSYHHLSCEVNDNNNDSASLLLFVKRTRLSRRNNNNHSKNLSLDFSRQGMWKSFLEVLPNKNKPYSDFTHEPSFCSKQRTMIITTIILSKSWIDLPTARRFFPVLMLSDEVL